One window from the genome of Amaranthus tricolor cultivar Red isolate AtriRed21 chromosome 9, ASM2621246v1, whole genome shotgun sequence encodes:
- the LOC130824575 gene encoding heavy metal-associated isoprenylated plant protein 35-like — MGKIKFSRMLDSLCLAFDSNTCFCINSVEAHEDDEVFDQERKPLFGSEQKQVLTIKDAISAPQSLALLMKPKTVVLKVSMHCNGCAKKVEKHISKIDGVMSYKVDLESKMVVVIGDILPFEVLESVSKVKNAQLWTFGI, encoded by the exons ATGGGGAAGATTAAGTTTAGTAGGATGTTGGATTCACTTTGTCTTGCTTTTGATTCAAATACATGTTTTTGCATTAACTCTGTTGAAGCtcatgaagatgatgaagtgtTTGATCAAGAAAGGAAACCTCTTTTTGGAAGTGAACAAAAACAAGTCTTGACTATCAAAGATGCCATTTCTGCTCCTCAAAGCTTGGCTTTGCTTATGAAACCTAAG ACAGTGGTGCTGAAGGTATCTATGCATTGCAATGGTTGTGCAAAGAAGGTTGAGAAACATATCTCAAAGATAGATG GTGTGATGTCTTATAAAGTAGACTTGGAAAGCAAGATGGTGGTGGTCATCGGAGATATCCTTCCTTTTGAGGTATTGGAGAGTGTCTCCAAGGTAAAAAATGCACAACTTTGGACTTTTGGCATCTAA